One window of the Onychomys torridus unplaced genomic scaffold, mOncTor1.1, whole genome shotgun sequence genome contains the following:
- the LOC118576328 gene encoding tripartite motif-containing protein 43C-like: MSPGRGLVQSALLLPGCPSGHHQWTWRTLQAQCVLEKLRTSEATMVHNRKQLRETYQELMAMSQEPYLVLLQGLDDMFRRSESMQLSMPQAIKPELNALPITGLTESYRKFQVHISLSNITIIHHKINIFNAMRRFSFRHHHKDTTADSAGCYFASWRLQNFIFGKYYWEIDLKDSRDWAVGVCKDSLLRDRNQVMEPEGAFLLVCVKEGNHYSLFTTCPVFQHYIEKPLGRVGVFLDCEEGCLSFINIAKCSLIHKYPPGTFKNPVWPYFSTGEICNPVP, translated from the exons ATGTCTCCAGGAAGAGGGCTTGTCCAGTCAGCACTGCTGCTCCCAGGGTGTCCCTCCGGTCATCATCAGTGGACATGGAGGACACTTCAGGCCCAATGTGTTTTAGAGAAACTCAGAACAAGTGAAGCCACGATGGTCCACAACAGAAAACAACTAAGAGAAACTTATCAGGAGCTGATGGCAATGTCCCAGGAGCCATATCTGGTCTTGCTGCAG gGTTTGGACGACATGTTCAGAAG GAGTGAGTCAATGCAGCTGAGCATGCCGCAAGCTATTAAGCCAGAACTCAATGCCCTACCCATCACTGGACTGACTGAAAGTTACAGGAAGTTCCAAG TGCACATTTCACTTTCAAACATAACCATTATCCATCACAAGATAAACATCTTTAATGCCATGAGAAGATTCAGCTTCAGACATCACCATAAAGATACAACTGCGGATTCTGCTGGATGCTATTTTGCTTCCTGGAGATTACAGAACTTCATCTTTGGGAAATATTACTGGGAGATTGATTTGAAGGACTCTAGGGACTGGGCTGTAGGGGTCTGTAAGGATTCCTTGTTAAGGGATAGAAACCAGGTGATGGAACCTGAAGGTGcatttcttcttgtgtgtgtgaaggagggtAATCACTATAGTCTCTTCACCACATGCCCAGTATTCCAACACTATATAGAGAAGCCACTGGGCCGAGTTGGTGTGTTCCTTGATTGTGAAGAGGGATGTTTAAGTTTCATTAATATTGCCAAGTGTTCCCTCATACACAAGTACCCTCCTGGCACCTTCAAAAACCCTGTCTGGCCTTACTTCTCCACGGGGGAAATCTGCAATCCAGTACCATAG